A window of the Sphaerobacter thermophilus DSM 20745 genome harbors these coding sequences:
- a CDS encoding transketolase, giving the protein MGDQHASAQAQPAAANLDELRDLARRLRREVLIMTSEAGSGHPSSSFSAVEILTQLYFGGILRYNPQQPDWPDRDRFILSKGHAAPILYAVLAEAGYFPKDELKTLRRLGSPLEGHPNMRRLPGVEASTGSLGQGLSIGLGHALAARLDGRDYQVYVMLGDGEIQEGQVWEAAMAAAHQKVNNLIAIVDNNGYQQTSAVSQVTDPALYDDKWAAFGWKVLEIDGHDLGQVRDALIAARDEKSGPVVIIAHTVKGKGLKVFEEDFTWHGRALPKDKLAEALEELG; this is encoded by the coding sequence ATGGGTGACCAGCACGCGAGCGCGCAGGCACAGCCCGCGGCGGCCAACCTGGACGAACTGCGGGATCTGGCTCGCCGGCTGCGTCGCGAAGTGCTCATCATGACGAGCGAGGCGGGATCGGGCCACCCGAGCAGTTCCTTTTCGGCTGTCGAGATCCTGACGCAGCTCTACTTCGGCGGCATCCTGCGCTACAACCCGCAGCAGCCGGACTGGCCCGACCGCGACCGTTTCATCCTCTCCAAAGGGCACGCCGCGCCGATCCTGTATGCGGTGCTGGCCGAGGCGGGGTACTTCCCGAAGGACGAACTCAAGACGCTCCGGCGGCTGGGCAGTCCGCTCGAAGGACACCCCAACATGCGGCGACTCCCGGGTGTCGAGGCGTCCACTGGCAGCCTGGGGCAGGGGCTGTCGATCGGCCTCGGGCACGCCCTGGCGGCGCGCCTGGACGGCCGCGACTACCAGGTCTACGTGATGCTCGGCGACGGCGAGATCCAGGAGGGCCAGGTCTGGGAGGCGGCCATGGCCGCGGCGCACCAGAAGGTCAACAACCTGATCGCCATCGTCGACAACAACGGTTACCAGCAGACGAGCGCGGTGTCTCAGGTCACCGACCCGGCGCTGTACGATGACAAGTGGGCGGCCTTCGGTTGGAAGGTCCTGGAGATCGACGGGCACGACCTCGGGCAGGTCCGCGATGCGTTGATCGCGGCGCGGGACGAGAAGAGCGGCCCGGTGGTGATCATCGCCCACACCGTCAAAGGCAAGGGGCTCAAGGTCTTCGAAGAGGACTTCACCTGGCATGGGCGGGCCCTCCCGAAGGACAAGCTGGCGGAGGCATTGGAGGAGCTGGGATGA
- a CDS encoding AbrB/MazE/SpoVT family DNA-binding domain-containing protein, translated as MTEIIATVSSKGQITIPAAVRRPLGVAPGGKVVFAISDEGIVTMRRAAYPSMRASEEQPGRCVGRWPGATCVVSPVRTRFPRVTQTHDERPARRFRP; from the coding sequence ATGACCGAGATCATCGCCACAGTGTCGAGTAAGGGTCAGATCACGATCCCAGCCGCGGTCCGTCGTCCCCTCGGTGTCGCCCCTGGCGGCAAAGTCGTCTTCGCGATCAGCGACGAAGGTATCGTCACCATGCGGCGGGCAGCATACCCGAGTATGCGAGCCTCCGAGGAGCAGCCGGGACGCTGCGTGGGCCGCTGGCCTGGAGCCACGTGCGTCGTATCGCCCGTGAGGACGCGCTTTCCGAGAGTCACCCAGACGCACGATGAGCGCCCCGCCCGTCGATTCCGACCTTAA